TTAAAACACTCAAATACATTATGTAACCTAAATAGTTTTATGagaagaatataaaagaaaaactataagTGGATAACGTAGCATAAGAACAATATAGACAAACACAATGTCTTGTTTGTCATTCCATCGAGTCTGATTTGTGATTCGTTTCACAGTAAACATCTTTGAAGAAAATCTGGATGTAAATTGGCAAGAATTATAGGAGACAACAcagataaaaaaacataaaagaatttaaattttaaacataaaagatacaaaaaccactgctataaaaaaaaatgaagaaccCGAAATGCAGACATTTAAGCCAATGAAATAACAGAACAGACTGGACATTTTCGCCACTACTTTCCACTATTTGGATGAGTCTTGGTGCAAAGAACTTTCCGTCCCTTGGCACGTCGTCGTCTTAAAATAGCTCTTCCACCTGGTGTGCTCATTCGTTTGCGGAAACCATGAGTTCGTGCCAATGATTTTCTTGATCTGTTTCTCTTTGTCTGACAAAGAGCAGCCTTCCCTGCCCTCACAACCAAACCACCACTTTTTCCTCTTCTCGCCCCAACATTACATGTCAACTCCAATCCAAGTGACAACCCTTCACATTCACAATTTTACTTCATCATATCAACTCAATCTATATTTCAACAACTCCTCCTATGCTCATATGCAAATTAAACAAATCTCTCAAACACTTCAAACCCACTCACCCATTACTAACAATGCTAACTAACAACTCTACTTTTCCGCCCACTGTTATCTTTATTCTTTGCTATGTTATTTACTATGAAGTTTCAATGGCAAAATATGCTGAATTTTAATCATAGAGTGAGTTATTGCCAGAGCTCTATAATGCTATCAAATCAACAATGTCAATGAAAGGATGCCAATGAGATATTCTTAACTAATGTACGCTAGTGGTCTCATTGGAGTTGTATTCTCCATCACAAACTAACAAAATCCTTTGAGCCAATCAACCCCCATATAACTAAACCAGTCAACCTCTATATCACTAAACCATAAAAGTTTTGGAATAGACTGTGCTTGTCTCCCTGTTGGTGTTAAAGTATCACTCAGAGTCTCGCACAGTAAAAACAGACAAGTTAAATACTATGAGTGAAAAAAAATCCAcaaatttattgctttaaaGTTTTGAGTCttatcatgttttcttctttgttaCCATTAGATACTACTAAGATCACGATTCTTAGAGAAAGAAGCACAAGGAATTTCATCACAACACCTAAAAACACTGCTGCACTCATTCAGCATTTTAAAAATTGCTACTGGGTACAGTATTgtattaagaaataaaacagTTCTATATGGAATGATCCAAATATAACTCCGAAATGACAACAAGCTCATTGGATCGATTCCGACTTCAGAGCTGCTAATTGCATTTCATCCAAAAACCAAAAGGTAAACATGCAGGCATTTTAAACTAGTATTATTGTTCTAAACAGTGATAAAACCAAAGCAGAAGGAAATTCACCAAGAGTAACCACTTTCAAAACGAGCCAGTGCGTAATTAGTGAAGAATGAGATGAAAAGGGAAAATAGGAAGTACCGAGATGGGAAATAAAGGCGAGGAGTACCTGTAAAGGAGGAAGGGGAAGAGAGATGGGAAGGAGAGGAGAGGAAGGAACAATGGAGGAGAGGAGAACGAACGTTGGAGAAACTGCTGCGGCTAACGTTGAGAGAGACCGAAGATGGTTTTGGGGCATTCAGAATGAGAGAAGCTAAGGGAGTGGGCGCTTTCGCGGCTATGCAAAGCGATAAGGAAGCCATTatccaattttcttttttccttcacCTCTCTGTGAATACTAGTTTAAGGGAGGGACGGGAAAATACTAATCTTGTGTTATAAAAGTTTATTGTagtgaatttaaatttattttactgaaTTATCGAATGGGGATGTAGCTCAAATGGTAGAGCGCTCGCTTTGCATGCGAGAGGTACAGGGTTCGATCCCCTGCATCTCCAATTGTGTTTTGtctatttatattcttttgaaaTTGGCTCAATATCACCTTTCCATTTGACACATTAGTAGGAAGGTTCTTTAAGTTAAACTCAATTAGTGTAATTTTAATtgtcatttctatttttttaatataagttcATGTTAGTTATCACTtgattgtaattaaaatttctatATTAACATCATAAATGTTGTACTACTTATTTTAaacatgaattttaatttattatagcTGACATGATTTCCAATAGATGTTAAAAGATTGTTTTTCCACTAAAATGATTATAATGTAGTTAAGgttatttataaactaatattaattaGGTGTTTTTGGCCAATATTAATTAGCTAAATATATTGcttttactgaaaaaaaaaactattttttaccGGATAAGTAAAAATCATACTTACTTTGATGAGTGTTATTTTCTAGTTGACATAAtgagaattatttatttatttattgatgtatattataattattttttaattcaaaattataatttgtaactAATGTCGATGAGTTATTTTTCAGtagatattaattatattcgttttggattcaaatttatagtaattttttgtttgtgtcattatttttgttttatgtattttttgtatttgataACTTCGCATaccataataattaaaacaccttataaaaaattaaaattgaataaagttTAACTATCTTAtcgaaaaaataatttaaaataaaagtaattttaattatgagcAACTACAAAGTATTTTAAGAATACTCGTGTTAAAAatgatattcatttttttattaataaaaggtgatatatatatatatatatatatatatatatatttatatatattaccttttattcatattcttatatttgaaaagaaaaaatagataaatgtaGTAAGACCAAAAGTTATAAACTTGTCTCGTATTggacaatttaaaataaacacaaagtATTGCTtcagaatattttataaattgaagtTAAGACCATAGTGcactatatataaattattgtcatttcATAGAATGATAGGTAATATGatcaaaaaacacaaataatcatttaaaaaaaaaaaaaactgatgtGGTAATTTACATCAATATAAGTATGCATTACCAAGTACATCGATAATGATTTGTATTAAtgtaattttgaaataagtactaataatcataaaagttaatttaaaatattttatagcaaagttttgtaaataaaattataaaatcatttaaactTATTGGAATGCCCATCAAATACATCCATATCTAACgaatgaaaattttatagaactatatcataatttaaattacattcaatactttataaataaaatttcaaaaagatttgtgtttgtttaaattctctgtgtcgtGTTCCTAAtcttatactttttaaaaattgacttcGAAGTTTCATTTTAGAGAAAATTTCAACCAATTTGATACGAAAAGATCTAAACttgttttgaattaaaatcgtttttaaatctaaaatcaattcaccaacaatactcaaaaaagtaaatatgaatattattttttattaataaattccAATTCACGAGGAGAAAACAGCCGAAAGAAAGAAAgctaataaaagaaataagaactGAACAATAAATTATGGTCTGGATTGAAATCCTTGACAGTAAATGGTAAGGATCAATAGCTGAGAAACCAAGGAAAACAAAAGCCaagtttaaaagaaataacaaagCCATGGAAGAGTGAGAAAAATGAGAAACCTAACAaggaagaaaatgaaaca
This portion of the Vigna unguiculata cultivar IT97K-499-35 chromosome 6, ASM411807v1, whole genome shotgun sequence genome encodes:
- the LOC114187413 gene encoding 50S ribosomal protein L34, chloroplastic-like; translation: MASLSLCIAAKAPTPLASLILNAPKPSSVSLNVSRSSFSNVRSPLLHCSFLSSPSHLSSPSSFTGLSLGLELTCNVGARRGKSGGLVVRAGKAALCQTKRNRSRKSLARTHGFRKRMSTPGGRAILRRRRAKGRKVLCTKTHPNSGK